The sequence below is a genomic window from Mytilus edulis chromosome 2, xbMytEdul2.2, whole genome shotgun sequence.
GCTGAAATGGATGTTCCCCATTACTAGGTGCTGTTAAGGAAATTAGAGGATGGTTGCTGGCTGAAGTGGATGTTCCCCATTACTATGTCCTGTTTAGGAATTTGGAGGATGTTTTTTGGCTGAAGTGGAGGTTCCCTATTACTATGTGCTGTTTAAGAAGTTAGATGATGTTCCCCATTACTAGGTGCTGTTTAGGAAATTAGAGGATGGTTCCTGGCTGAAGTGGaattgttaattaaaaaaaaaagtttttgttttgaagaaGATAAATGAAAgtaattatgtttatttgtttcaGTAGCCAGTTtgataaactgttatcacagagatatgtcccgctttttttgtaatttcgataatgcaaatgttgaaataaaaaatagcaacactttaacatgtaagtttatcaaatattcaaagtcaatgaactatgactgaaggtacatggctaaacaatctccatggaaatgagataggccaatgctaatacaactgcacaccaaataccattgacttattataagttgttctctttaaacaaacctaaacacaaactaatacatgtaaactaagcaaaattttaaagtcaataaaaccaaaactgaggggaagggttaaaaaaaatccatggtaatgagatgtgccacaTTTATTTCAACTCCATACCAAGTATCAATGACCTACCACTactggttccccataaactgacctaatcacaaaccaacacatgaaaactaagcaaaagtttcaaagtcaatagaccatgactgagggggcagggccaaataatctccatggaaatgaggtatGCCACTGCTTATaatatacaactgcataccaatcaTCATTAACCTATGACTAGTGGTCCCCATATTAAACTAACCTaattacaaactaatacatgaaagcTATGCAAATTTTTCAAAGTCAGTAGACCATGaatgagggggcagggccaaataatctccatggaaatgagatatgctgatccttatacaactgcataccaattatcattactttaccactagtggttccccataaactgacctaatcacaaactaatacatgaaaactaagcaaaagtttcaaagtcaatagaccatcaATGAGAAGGGGCCAAATAATccccatggaaatgagatatgctgatgattatacaactgcataccaattatcattactttaccactagtggttccccataaactgacctaatcacaaactaatacatgaaaactaagcaaaagtttcaaagtcaatagaccataactgagggggcagGGTCAAATAATCTACATGGTAATGAGATGTCCCAAATACTtatacaactgtataccaaatatctttgaattACCACTAGTGGTtaaccataaactagacctaatcacaaactaaaacattGTTGCCGCCGCCTTTGGAAACAGCAtgcctatgtctcgctttttgactccgtcaagcgagacaaaaactaagcaaaagtttcaaagtcaatagaccatgactgatgGTGCAGGcccaaataatctccatgaaaatgagatatgccaatgcttatacaactgcataccaattataattcacttaccactagtggttccccatgaactgacctaatcacaaactaatacatgaaaactaagcaaaagttttaaagtcaatagaccataactgagggggagggtaaaataatctccatggtaatgagatgggTCAATACTAatataactgcataccaaatatctttgacttaccactagtggttcaccataaactagacctaatcacaaactaatacattgttgatgccGCTGCCGTCTTTGTCGCAGACGCAGGAAACACCAtacctatgtctcactttttgaaGCGAGACAAAAATAGTTCAAACCATAGGCTGTATTCTTATTAGTTAATTACAAACTGAATACTAATCACAATTATCACACTGGTTTAAATGATGTGAACATTGGCCATCatatttaaggttcatgtggaccctttggcaaaaatggccgtattttcacctcaaaatttactctgagtacagacaaacctgcgcatctgtaaaaaaattcaggcatagcatgctctagataaataaatttcaaatatgttttatgttttagaaaaataaaaacttaccaggattttgccatGCACTTTTTTCATTCCTcgagaaggtgccaaaataaactaagttgggaaacaggtttgagaacttccccacaggtaataattgaagtgagctgtattgcttgacatggacataagatggacaatagatacctgacaataattggttatttaaactgtgtacctgagtggaccatatcaaggtaaactcaactgtttgttaattttatcatcttctgcagggacgaaaaaaagtgtacggcaaaatccagttaagttatgaattttctaaatcatacaatgcatttgaattctatttatctagggcatgctatgccttaaaacttttccagatgcacaggtttgtctgtactcagagtaaattttgaggtgaaaatacggccatttttgcaatagggtccacatgaaccttaaggtAGTTTTTATCTCGATAATCTTAACCACAAGTTACAAGCTTCTGAGAATTACATGATTTTTACATTGAAATGATGCACATACCAAAGCACTGGATACATGTTGGGTTGTAGTCTTGTCCATTAGAAATTGCAacttcaattaaataaaaatattcatataattatCTCATAAATTTAATATTCAAATGCAAGTTTTCTGCATAAAGATAAATTAACAGAAACTCATTAATTATCAAATACACAAAACATCATATCATTATCAATAAACTCACATTTCCCTTACCTAATTGATCCTAAACATTCCAAAGCACTATTATTCTGCTTTAGTCCAAGTATTGGTCTGGCTTAAATCTATCAGCATATATgtaataagattaaaaaaaagaagcaaatctGCACATTAATTGTGTAATTTCTTTGttgtttgttaaataaaaatgtgttatGTTAAGATCAAATTACTTCCATAAGTTATTAGTTGTCTTATTCAAGTTTCAAAGTTATTTCACCATTTTAAATTGTGTAGTATTTGATGTTTTACAGCAAGTCACTAGGTTTTATACAGCAACCTACTGAAAGTAGGAATTTTCTCCATTTTTTGTATACAACTAAATCTGTCAAAATTTGTTtatgtatttaaaacttttattggAGAGATTTCAATAAGTTTTAAATAACAAAACCTATTTTAATGTGTTTCTTTCTGTCAGCTTAACTGGAAAATAAAGATTCATTTACACTACATAATTCTATACTGTGATAAAAATAGTTGTCCCACtcatttacatatacatttataaaaataatttttattcttgattcagtaaattcagaaattattgtgagctGTTATAAATGCCAATAATGCAAGTGGGTGAGTATCGCAGTAATAAGAACTCACATATTGATATCTACTACATATATCTGAATGCAGATTTTCCttaaatcgcaataataaatccACGCAATAATGTCTGCATTTAAAAAACCCAACATTAGCAATATTACACTTTCAAACAGATATGAAAGTATTATACATAACATTTTTTCTGATGATTTCCAGATGATgttcaagaaaaaacaaataaaacaaatagcaaAATGTCATGttaaaatcattcttttttaaGAACTAATTAATTAAGTACACCACATTTAAACTACCATTGAGGATTATTATTGTATCCAAAGTAAATATAGTACTCTAGACTGCTCGTTTTGTGGTAGGATGAAAAGTTAAAATTGCTTTAAACCGTTTGACATTTTGAACCTATAAAAGTCCCTCTCATTGGGCACAAAGAAATTCCTTACAACCTTGAACACTGATTGTCTGAAAAAGGGCATAAAATGACAAGTTAtctaataaacattttaaaggaaaatcttaccataacaataatacataacCTATCAATATATTTGATGGATTTCGGGGAAAACAAAGTGAAGTTACTGTTAAACAGCAATAAATATGATACAGTACTAGGACTTAGTCAGAACATTTAGCCAAAGCTACTATTTATTTAAAATGGCTTCCAGGCCATATAATGATAGAAATTaagacaagaaaaaaacaaaattccaaAAGCAGGAGGATTCCTGTTCTTTAACAAATCTAAACAAGACTATTAAGCAATATATTGCACTCTTTATCTATAAGACTAGAACATAAATATGTCTGTTTTCTTGCATCCCTACTGACCTTTAGTCTGATCACTGACTCTAACAGAGTAGATTACAAATCCATTTTTCACTGGATTCTTCATAATAAGTTTGACCAAAAATTGATTGAAAAGTTGCTAAACGtttcaaaaattacaaatataccaTCATACATTGTACGTGCTGCAATTATATTTGTGAAAATCAAGAATTTTCAAGATTGGACTTATAGAAAACAATTCACATTTTCCAGATTTTGTTgataaacaaatgaaatagaatttcaaattACTGATGTTTTTTAAGACAGGAGGCAGGAAACCAGACATATTAGTTGTTGTCTAATATCATTTTAATAACATCTACAAATGtactaaaatatcaaatatttatacttgaaaaaaaaatgacttataAAAAATAGCTTACAAATTGTATATCACACAAATTATGTGCCTATTCAACTGAAAGACATTGCAATTTGTTAAATGAAGCTAAAATCCAGTATTATCAAACTTCTGTCTTTAGTAAAGttattttaacattgtcatgCACTCCTTGTAGCAGTAGTTCACCATCATAAGTAATAATCTTCTTTCTCTTAGCTGCCCGTAATGTTCCTACCATTGCTTCAAAAAGGTTGGCACAATCATCATCATTAAACAATGTACCAAAGGTTACTTCATGTTGTTTGTCAGAATCTGAAATAGAACAGAATTAATCAAAATGGTAGGCAGTCTCTCTAAAGCTGTAAAGAAACTTAATTTCAAGAACATATAGTAAATCATGCATTAAACAAAGTTTGCGGGATAGTCCttataatataacaaatttatCAGTTTATGTTGAAACCTATTAACATACAGATAAACACTGCCATATGAAAATGTATGTAAACAAGGCTGTGTTGATggtcatactttgacctataattgtttactttttacacttcgtgacttggatggcgagttgtctcattgccactcataccacttcttcttatctatatatttatatatatgtactctcagactaaatgacaaaacattaaaattaataatgattatcaaatgcaacgcttAAACTATATGCTTACATGAATAATTTACACATGcatgtataatattgttaaacaagaatgtgtccatagtacacggatgccccactcgcactatcattttctatgttcagtggaccgtgaaattggggtcaaaattataattagaaagatcatatcatagggaacatgtgtactaagtttcaagttgatgtaactttaacttcatcaaaaactaccttgaccaaaaactttaacctggacttcgcactatcattttctatgttcagtggaccatgaaattggggtcaaaactataatttggcattaaaattagaaagatcatctcatggggaacatgtgtactaagtttcaagttgattggacttcaacttctccaaaaactaccttgacaaaaaactttaacctgaagtgaacggaagcacagacgaacagacggacgaacggaggcacagaccagaaaacataatgcccctctactatcgtaggtggggcataaaaatattatgatgaaatgtaatgtgtaatttaatgaATTACtctagtaaagtaattgtaatttaattaattacatttcaaaaactgtgtaatgtgtaattagtgttattgatcatttttgcaatggaATGTGTAatttaatagacaactttcgagttcgatgcatttccgtcaaaaactctggttttagtgaacgtcatttgtgcgtttaggggcgtcgtcacttccgttccaatgttgagcgagtggttggaaaactataattctatattgtacgaattattcggcaaattgaattctcaaaattgacagtcagcattgctgtcattagggaattgtcattaagtacctacagaacaaccattatttctagtttatcctgcacaatgacgatcactaagacgcttgatgaacgtaaatagtgcagggatacaggcgaccccctctatctggtaaatgacgtcataaaggcgagttttttccggtgacggatgaactcgaaagtggtctattaattacattccaatgtaattgaccccaagtctgttCAATATAAAAGTCAGAGTAAACTAAAACTTTGTTAAAGCCTGTTTTCAAATCTTTGTTCTACTTTAACAAATGCAGTACATGAATTAATTTGTGATCTTATACATGTAACCTACAAAACCATTATCAAGGTCAATGATGGACAAACAGTGTGACAGCTGCATACCCCCCTAGATGCATCCTGAAAGAGTCACTAATTTTCAAGGATACTTTTATTCTAGTTTAGACTTTCTTTTGCTAAATA
It includes:
- the LOC139510198 gene encoding costars family protein ABRACL-like, producing MDVNKEIGHLIDAIQRLGTENSDKQHEVTFGTLFNDDDCANLFEAMVGTLRAAKRKKIITYDGELLLQGVHDNVKITLLKTEV